The Salvelinus alpinus chromosome 10, SLU_Salpinus.1, whole genome shotgun sequence genome includes the window gtgtgtgtgtgtgtgtgtgtgtgtgtgtgtgtgtgtgtgtgtctaacctgGCTGAGGTCTTGCAGTACGACTCTGAGACCACTCCTGCTCACCGTaccgctctctctcccactgcaCCTCTCTGCCAGACGAACCAGAgctgcaacacacacagggaatgaACACAGAGTGTAtatcatgtgtgtctgtgtgtgtgtgttacttacCCTTGTGTTTGGCTGAGAGTGTGTctgctgagagagagatgagagcggCTTCAACTGACCTGCGACAGACAGCGCCAGTCTGTCCCCTGGGAAAGACATACACACTTTAGTTTACAGACGTAGTGTGTGTTTGAACAGTTGTGTGTTTGAACAGTTGTGTGTCCTCACCGGTCAAACAATCTGTACAGCAGTCTGCAAGTCTGTTCTGGCGCCTCTGCCGACACCTGCCCAGGTACTTCCTGTGACACGCTTTGGAACATCCTGTTTGTGCACTGTCTCACTTCCTGTTCACTAAGCCCCGCCCCAGTGCCCCGGGCTCCGCCCAGAGAGCACAGGGCTGGGATGAGCTCCCGCAGGGTCACAACATGCACTGTAACACACATTCAGAGCATTACAAACGTACACTGTAACAGATTACACACACCTAAAAAGCCCTtcatttaaacacacacacacactcactatggCAGAGTTTCTGTAAGGAGCGGAGCTTCATTGCAGTGCGGTACACAGCAGGACGCACTTCATTCAACCCCTCTGAAAAGAAGACACACAAAATGAGGTTTgaaacacaggtaacacacagaaTAATGAGGTAGAACACATAATATAGAAATGGAACACTAGAACATTAGAACATAGAGCATGGACCACAGAACTAGAACATATATGTAGATATCGTAATGCATGGCTAGGGTTAGGGCACAATGCACAACAAGAGATTAAACAGAATCGAATAGAGTCCTTTACTGAACGTGACCCTCTGAGCTCTAACATAGAATTTACTCACCAATGCTATCCATATCCATGAGGGTATCACGCTTGCGCCTGAGTAAAGAGTGATGAAGGTCATTTACACACATAACATTACAAGGTCTAAGCCTTATctctaaaaaaaatctaaaatacagACTGACGCATAATTGGACAAATAAGGTGTCAGATTGGAATATCTGGGACTAGATTTGTTGTTAGCCAACCGAATGAATTGAtcggagaggaaagaagagagacaTGTATGCAGGAGGTCGTAGGAGGAACCATGGAACAAGAACGGGAATATTAGGACAGGGACACAGACACTGGGATTTCTGAGGAGGAATGGAGGtggaaagagaggaagaagatATTGAAGAGAATGAGGAAAGCAGAGGTTGGATTTGAATGAGTTCTGGAGgggaaatggaagtgaatgagggcgagttaagtgagatggaaggtgtggtgAAGAGCTTGGAACCTGAGCTTGGCATTGTTGGTCATGGTAAAGAAGAATCTGTTTAAGTAGGAGTGAGAAAGTGGACCTTTGTCTTTTGgcggatccatttgtggtttcagggtgagTGAGAAAGGAGTTGGGTTCAGTTGAATCGGTACACATTAAGTCATAGGTCGTAAATCATTCCTTTGGACAGGGGATAGTACTCATTTGCTACtgatgatcacacacacacttaccccactgAAGCAGGCCAAGACCTGTTTCTTGCTTTGCTCTTAGGAACAGGTCACCATTGAAAGGAGGGATTTTTGGCTTAGCGTTAAGTGTGGAGGTGGAGCAATTGAAGTTGAAGATTGTGTTTGTGATGCGAACCGTTTGGTGTGACGCAGGCCTGGTGGGGAGCGTGGTGAAACAGAGGAGTCACTGTCAGTCCTTCTGAGTTGAGTCAGTGTCTTTACCCGacaaagtcatgttaggataCATCAGTTATTATGTTAGATCCTTTGTGCCGAATCCACTGCAGTGTTTCAGGTGCCACGCTTGTGGTCATGTCACAGCAgagtgtaggagggagattccaagaCGTGGgtagtgtgcaggagggcatgggacAGAGGACTGTGAAGTTTTGGTGGATAAAATTGTGTGTGtcaattgtaggggtgcccatgttcCTGGGGATCGGAAGTGTCCTGTGCgaaagaggcaggttgaggtggctagagtcagagtagtgcagaaggtgtcatatgctgaggcggTGAAGAAAGTCGAGGGAgatgggtcaagggtgagggatcctgagaggatcccAGTGAGTAGTAGATTTGTGCCAGCACCGAGGGATAGGCCAACGAGTGATTcatgcttcagtaaggttggcttcttagttttcatagcaatggttatcaactgtattgcagaaatggaacgtaaatcacagaaaataggtgttgtggtggcagctgcagagaagtatttgggtatatgagatttgacttcagaagagttacagggcgTGTTGAGTGATGGTGTCCAGTCCTCACAGGCAGtaggcatggtgcaggagcaggtagggtcaaagtagtggaatagggtagtgggtttttaatgagtgtaggtggTTGCTGCCGAGAAGTACCTGGGTGTACGAGATTTTACTGCAGAAGTGTTATACGatgttttgatattttatttGTATGAAATATTGGTATATAGACGATGATTTTTGGGAAAAAATTCCcctttttatttttgtatcaCAAATGTAACGTGATATAACACACACTACCGCACaataggtggcggcatgcaccaaATAAAATATGCGAACGACATGATACCAAAGAAGAAGAACACGATCTGCGGCCCACAGCCCGGGATATGTTGAAGCCGCTAGTAGCACCAAAGAGAAACCTTCTTTTTCTTTGTTCATTGAGAGCGCGGGAAAAAGCAGAAGACAAGAAGCGGTACATAACTATTTGCTTACGGTTAAACCTTAACTAtaataacccttacctaaccctacctGAACCATTTTCAACggggggtagggacgtcccaaggattccggATAGCACGATCAATTTCCCTACCGTTATTTACCAGgacttttagctagctaacgttacgcaTTAGATCTTGTGAAAATGTTTGGTATTAAAATAATGGGTATGTGGTGCGGGATAATGCTTTAGAAATATGACTCCAGGTAAAATGGTTAAAGTGTCTGCTGCAAGATGAAGCATTTGAGCGCCTTCTCTCCTGCGCCGTTCCAGGTCGTATATTTTGAATTGTGCGGTGCTGTGCGCAGCGCGACACAATTTGTTTTTCAGCCAAACGGGCGACCCCCTTCGGATGAATATTCTGTAGCTAAAACTCTAGAATTAATATGTAGTTATGGATGCACGGACTGACATCAGTATGATAGTTATATGACATCAAATATCATATTTAGTTGACATCAATATGGTAGTTATATGACATCAATATCATATTTAGTTGACATCAATATGGTAGTTATATGACATCAATATCACAGCTTGAAACATTTTGAAGCTAtagattgtttacaaacatttctgCAAAACCATCTTATAGTTTGGGTTAAAAGTGACATAACTAATAATATACAAAATATCATGACTTACTTTGTTGAAAAAAACCATACAAAACGTTGAAACGAACCGGTATTATCAGCTTGTTAAAGAGACCATCCTTCTGCTAGTTTTGTGTGGGTGAATACTCTTTGCTCTTGTGCACCGGCTGTCTGTTGTGGCTCAAATAGCCGTGTATTAATTATAGATTAGGGAAGGCATACCCGACTACTTCACCTACCTTTGTTAATTACAACGCCTTGTATGTCAAGGTGGCTTTCCAGTGAGCGATATTACTTTTCACCTTTTGATACCCTAAAGAGGCAAGACAAGAGATCAATATAATCATAGCAATATCATGTAGGCTAATATCCTAGCTATAACCCAGTAGTAGTGTACTAACCATGCATCATAGTCTTTTGCCTGATACCACTCTTAAACACAGCTGTCACTCACTGTATTTTTTGACTTGACACAGTAATTAACCTGTTGTTCCATCTCGTTCTCCAGGTGCTAGTTTGATTTCACCTGACCAGCACCCATAGACCCTGCCATGACAACAAGCCGTACCTCTCCGGCTAATAGGAAGTAGATTCTACCAGCCATTGAAGcagggctgtgttcagtataTTAAACGTTTTACTACGTGCCTGAACGACACGCTTCTCCCCAACCATTCTTTGCGGTATCTCTGCTCCTGTTTGGTGGTTGTGGCGGTGTGTTGCCCGACCGTTGAGAACAGCACAGTTTTCCGTTCAATCAAAAGTTGCACGCCGTTGTGTCCTGCTGAACACAGCCTTAACTTGAGTCCCCAGGAGGAAACCAACTTAGGCCAAGAACAGCCAACCACCCCAGAGAAGAATGGCAAAGGAGTTTCTGCTGGAGAATAAGCCGCTCCTGACAGAGATTCTGTCAGCGGAACCCGACAATATTCTCCAGTACGCCCATTCAAAGAAACTTGTGGAGCAGCGTGAATACAACAACCTCAACCACCTGCAATCCAGTCAGCCTCCAGAGACTACAGTCATCAAGCtactggacatgctgagagagaggagaggagtactgCCATGGTTTTGTGGCCCTTCTGCATAAGCAAGAGATCATCGCAAACTTCCCCAGACTCAAAGAGCTGGACTGGACCACCTTCAAAGACCCGAGTGCCCCTGACCAAGCCCCACCAAGCATCAGAGCAGGTACAGCCCTGCCCATCTAATCTAGTCTAGAATGTTGCTGACTGTTGTGGAGTTTATTGTGCCAACATGGCGCCTATTAAAATTCCTAATCTCAAACTGAGTATCCCTGACTCTGAATATCTAGCTTATACATGTCTATAGCCTAGATGTATTTCCTTTAAAATACTGCATTTTGTCCCTCCAATAGGCTCCATAATGGGGAATTTGCCGGAAGTAATCAAGGCCTGCGGTTACATCCACAATGTCTCAGcagtgaagagagggaagaagaCAGGATATTTCAATGCCGTTTTACAGCAAGAAGATGAGAGCAGGAATCTGATAGTTTTTCAGCCGCAGCTGCGAGACCGCTTTGCCACAGCAGAGAGTCGCAGGTAAGTTGTGTATAAAGTGCTCTGCAAAGGCTTTGAGTGCTATGTGATTAGGAATATCTGTTATTAATATTTTATAATGCATGTTTTTGCAGAACTCCAGTGAAGTTGGTGAAAGTGGTGCTCCAGCCATCCATAAGCAGAAACAACAAGATGgagataatgtttacatacacatcCACATTTTCCACCCTCAAAGATTTACCCTTTAAATTCAACAGCGACCTTGACGGGAGGGTCAAGGATGTGGCCCTAGCTGACCTTCAAGAGGACAAAGAAAACACAGAAAATGCTGTAAAACAGAAGGtagctataataataataataattcactaTCAATGAAGTACTGTATGTTTGAACTCTAACCTTGTCTAGTTCACTGCCCTGTAATGTATTTCTCCTTTTGGTGTTTTTCTTGCATTGTAGGTGAACGTTACAGTGGAGGTGATTCAGAAAGTGAAAGAGGGCCATTGTAAAACAAGATTTAACAAAAGCATGCCCATGGTGGAATACCTAGTCGGTCATATTGTAGATGATTCAACTACACTCACAAACCTGACCGTGTGGGGTCGTGAAAACACGGTTGAAGAGGGGAAATGGTACCGGGTCACCAATGTTTCTGTTGTTAAGTATGGGGGTAAAACCGTGCTGAACACAACACCAGAATCTACTCTGGTCAACGTGGCCAGTGGTAGGAAATGCGATCTGCCACACGACATGGTACAGCCTGAGAAGTTTGAAGGGAAAATCATTGGATACTGGTTGTCCCAAGAGTACACTTGCCCAGAAGCACACCCACTGGAGAGGGTGGACACCACTGAAAAGATGGTGACTTGTAAGCATTGCCCTATGTCGTACATACTATCCCTGATGGGAAGGATAACTAGAGGGAAGCTCTCCATACAATCTGATGATCTGGTCAGCCGGGTGTTCACTGTAGAGGACCGTGTCATCAGAAATATTCTGCGAGGaaggtgggaggggagagagtctgAAGGACATTGAGGACGCGCTGGTCGAACTGCCACCAGTGACAGTCACTGTTCTCAATGGTCATGTGTTAACCGTTACAACTCAGAGTCATGATGTCACCACACAGGATGAGAAGAGGAATATTACCGCGCAACAGCGTGTTTAGTCTGGACTGATggttttcatttttatttaacctttatttaactaggcaagtcagttaagaacaaattcttatttacaatgacggcctaccagaaggcaaaaggcctcctgcgggggtggggattaaaataaaaacacaggGGCGTGGTTCCTTTAGTCATTTTGACATCACCTGGGCCATCACTGCTTCAATGTGTCTTAAATGAAAAACGGCAAGCTGAAAATGTAAATAGActgataataaaaaataaaaaaacttttaAAACTTTTGTTTTTATTATGGGTCAGTATGTCTGTGGTACTTTTATATGTCCAGGTAAAAGTtcattttgtatttcattttgacATTTGTTTAAAACAAGCTCTTCTAAGCGAATTGAAAAACTGTCAATGAAAATAGCACATATAAAAACACAGGGAAATGAAAGCCAAACAGACTTAGGTGAAGTGAACACATAGCTGTGCAGTGTAGATATCtaaccaagagctgagcaaacaAAACTGTTATCCATTTCCTTTATGTAGAAAAAAAACTAACTAGTACaactgagggggaaaaaactatttaatcaattttagaataaggctgtaacataacaaatgttgaaaaagtcaaggggtctgaatactttctgaatgcactgtataaaaaaCGACTCTTAAGTAGTACGACTGTACCATACTCTCAATACCTATATAGTCAAAAGCAGTAGTCTGTTCACAACAAAATATGTTCTAAAATCCAACTCACTCCTTTTCTCCCTGGTGTGGAGCATTGATCAGTACCCCTGTCATCCTCAGGCCTGTGGCTTGCTGGCTGTCTCCTGTgcctggtctgggtctgggtacCCTGGGTCTCAGCTTCCACTGGGGCCTGGCTCTCCACAGGGTGATGACAGCTCTGggctgagcagcagcagcagcagtcatGTCCCTGTCTGGCCTGTTTACACCCACAAACAGACTCGGCTGGGCCCTTCCCGTCCCTCCATAGACCCCACCCAGCCTGTTCGTTGAGGTAGCAT containing:
- the LOC139532632 gene encoding uncharacterized protein, with translation MGNLPEVIKACGYIHNVSAVKRGKKTGYFNAVLQQEDESRNLIVFQPQLRDRFATAESRRTPVKLVKVVLQPSISRNNKMEIMFTYTSTFSTLKDLPFKFNSDLDGRVKDVALADLQEDKENTENAVKQKVNVTVEVIQKVKEGHCKTRFNKSMPMVEYLVGHIVDDSTTLTNLTVWGRENTVEEGKWYRVTNVSVVKYGGKTVLNTTPESTLVNVASGRKCDLPHDMVQPEKFEGKIIGYWLSQEYTCPEAHPLERVDTTEKMVTCKHCPMSYILSLMGRITRGKLSIQSDDLVSRVFTVEDRVIRNILRGRWEGRESEGH